One genomic segment of Thermodesulfobacterium sp. TA1 includes these proteins:
- the hisC gene encoding histidinol-phosphate transaminase, producing MEFKPYLKKLTPYPPGKTVDEIRRELAIEGPVYKFNSNENPLGPSRKVVKVIKELAKTVHLYPEASYIELKKALAEKWGLSPENFVLGNGSNEVIELVFKALVNPGDEVLVSQPSFLMYEKFAQIYGAKVKTVPLDKDLKHHIPGLLKKLSRKTKVIFLDHPNNPTGSVLGPKDWGLLFKNLPENVLVVIDEAYGEFIENPEVPIGIEFLQNGFNVLVLRTFSKAYGLAGLRLGYGMAEKNLVKVLDALRQPFNLNLFAYKAGLAVLNDQAYLKKSQKVVKEGRKYLTYELSALGFKVYPSEANFIMVDFGKFCETIYQSLLKKGLLLRPLKPYGFPNALRITIGLPEQNKILVEAIKDLLG from the coding sequence ATGGAATTTAAACCTTATTTAAAAAAACTAACCCCCTACCCTCCTGGAAAAACCGTTGACGAGATAAGAAGAGAATTAGCAATAGAAGGCCCGGTTTATAAGTTTAACTCAAACGAAAACCCTTTAGGTCCATCTCGCAAAGTGGTTAAGGTAATAAAAGAACTTGCTAAAACAGTCCATCTATACCCAGAGGCAAGCTATATAGAGCTAAAAAAAGCTCTTGCCGAAAAATGGGGGCTTTCTCCGGAAAATTTCGTGTTAGGAAATGGGTCTAACGAGGTTATCGAACTGGTTTTTAAGGCGTTAGTAAACCCAGGAGATGAGGTTTTGGTAAGTCAACCCAGCTTTTTGATGTATGAAAAGTTTGCTCAAATCTATGGGGCTAAGGTTAAGACAGTCCCTCTTGATAAAGACCTAAAGCATCATATACCTGGTCTATTAAAAAAACTCTCTAGAAAAACCAAGGTTATCTTTTTAGACCATCCAAACAACCCTACAGGAAGCGTTTTAGGACCAAAGGATTGGGGACTTTTGTTTAAAAACCTACCAGAAAACGTTTTGGTGGTAATAGATGAAGCTTACGGAGAGTTTATAGAAAACCCAGAAGTCCCTATAGGTATAGAATTTTTGCAAAACGGTTTTAACGTGCTGGTTTTAAGGACTTTTTCTAAAGCCTATGGCCTTGCAGGTTTGAGGTTAGGTTATGGTATGGCTGAAAAAAACTTAGTTAAAGTTTTGGATGCGCTAAGACAACCTTTTAACCTAAACCTTTTTGCTTACAAGGCTGGTTTAGCAGTCTTAAACGACCAAGCTTATCTAAAAAAAAGCCAAAAGGTGGTAAAAGAAGGTAGAAAATACCTAACCTATGAGCTTTCAGCCCTTGGTTTTAAGGTATATCCTTCAGAAGCCAATTTTATCATGGTCGATTTTGGCAAGTTTTGTGAAACCATCTACCAGAGCTTGTTAAAAAAGGGACTTCTTCTTAGACCGCTTAAACCTTATGGCTTTCCAAATGCTTTAAGGATTACTATAGGACTTCCAGAACAAAACAAAATTTTGGTTGAGGCTATAAAAGACCTACTTGGTTAA
- a CDS encoding SufD family Fe-S cluster assembly protein, translated as MAEDNLLKEFKSAKEGNIPKDLSELTEEEKERLKFLGLDSSLKREGEYVQIDAKPVLCKKQVEGLEILPITEALKKYDWISDYYWKLLSPDKDEFTKATAKDLDDGYFIRVLPGYKIVYPVQTCLYIRTEKVAQKVHNIVIVEEGAELNLITSCSVHPHVDSAFHIGVSEFFVKKRAKLTFSMLHVWGEQTMVRPRTGVLVEEEGSYISTYVSLYPVKDIQTSPVCRLVGEGAKASFVSIIANQPGSKIDIGGEVWLEAPNTRTEIISRTVVYGGENIARGKIVAKAPKVKGHLECQGLMLSDQGIMRAIPQLDSHFYDVELTHEAAVGKIAKDEVEYLMARGLSEDEATSLIVKGFLTVKVEGIPPMLQKQIDKVLETAKLGF; from the coding sequence ATGGCTGAAGATAACCTTCTCAAAGAATTTAAATCCGCTAAGGAAGGTAATATTCCTAAAGACCTTTCTGAGCTTACCGAGGAAGAAAAAGAAAGACTAAAGTTTTTAGGGCTTGATTCTTCTTTAAAACGAGAAGGAGAATATGTCCAAATAGACGCTAAACCGGTTTTATGTAAAAAACAGGTAGAAGGCCTTGAAATCCTTCCGATAACCGAAGCTTTGAAAAAATACGATTGGATCTCAGATTACTACTGGAAACTTCTTTCTCCTGACAAAGACGAGTTTACTAAGGCTACGGCTAAGGACCTTGACGATGGCTATTTTATAAGGGTTCTTCCAGGTTATAAAATAGTATATCCTGTGCAAACCTGCCTTTATATAAGGACTGAAAAGGTGGCCCAAAAGGTTCATAACATCGTTATAGTAGAAGAAGGAGCAGAGTTAAACTTGATTACCTCTTGTTCGGTTCATCCTCATGTGGATTCTGCTTTTCATATAGGTGTTTCCGAATTCTTTGTTAAAAAGAGAGCTAAGCTTACCTTTAGCATGCTTCACGTTTGGGGTGAACAAACCATGGTTAGACCAAGGACCGGGGTTTTGGTAGAAGAAGAAGGGTCTTACATCTCTACTTACGTAAGCCTTTATCCGGTAAAAGACATACAAACCTCTCCGGTTTGTAGGCTTGTAGGTGAGGGAGCTAAGGCTTCTTTTGTAAGTATCATAGCCAACCAACCTGGTTCTAAAATAGACATAGGTGGAGAAGTGTGGTTAGAAGCCCCTAACACCAGGACCGAAATCATCTCAAGGACGGTGGTTTATGGAGGAGAAAACATAGCCAGAGGTAAAATTGTGGCTAAGGCACCTAAGGTTAAAGGGCATTTAGAGTGTCAGGGACTGATGCTATCTGACCAAGGCATCATGAGGGCTATACCTCAGCTTGACAGTCATTTTTATGACGTAGAGCTAACCCATGAGGCAGCAGTAGGTAAGATAGCTAAGGATGAAGTAGAATACCTTATGGCAAGAGGATTAAGCGAAGATGAGGCAACCTCACTTATAGTAAAAGGATTTTTAACCGTTAAGGTTGAGGGTATTCCCCCCATGCTACAAAAACAGATAGATAAAGTCCTTGAAACCGCTAAACTGGGGTTTTAG
- a CDS encoding MBL fold metallo-hydrolase has protein sequence MEIASIPKAFELYKGLDEQAFFIKMKVFVPDRPGSLARLAELFGKNQINIVYFYYNRSEHPNRVIIEGKFKDISSWDRVYQSLAEQGFFEEIYQENFEITEPEGVFKLAIFVENKPGTLATIAKLLKEYQANVVYMTFNEYLSENKAIIAFYLSEKQKAQELLYSLNQAGYHYSLEYLGKEEETNRLLGLNLLERFYFNLRKVLSEEEVAEIKRLIEASKYLSESLINFNKEAGKNLEAGEVFGNILNFAIYSRTKIGPNFSFTRLPSIPLGDAILHTFKPPTGGNLYVFQVDHEYYLIDTCYGIYYQDIKDMFYKQGIDPENIKKIYLSHADADHVGLTGHFEEEFQTEVWCHKDALGVMEKENRVYGVPTPLYELNHYFTILVNYFTKTKFPKNPKVFNHQKVYETLNGFPVIDFFNIGSLKFKVIESLGGHIPGQVFFLCEEFGLLFTADYLLYVPSLTEEEKKVLNIPKFLMTSTNANSSLFKKEMELLKVLAKNLDEKLKTQGRGLIIFPGHGDYYPARVL, from the coding sequence ATGGAGATTGCTTCAATTCCTAAGGCTTTTGAACTTTATAAAGGCTTAGATGAACAAGCTTTTTTTATAAAAATGAAAGTATTTGTTCCAGACAGACCAGGCTCTTTGGCAAGGCTTGCTGAGCTTTTTGGCAAAAACCAGATAAACATCGTTTATTTCTACTACAACCGGTCTGAACATCCTAACAGGGTTATCATAGAAGGTAAGTTTAAGGATATAAGTTCCTGGGATAGAGTTTATCAAAGTTTAGCAGAGCAAGGCTTTTTTGAAGAAATCTATCAAGAAAATTTTGAGATTACCGAGCCCGAAGGGGTTTTTAAACTGGCTATATTTGTAGAAAATAAGCCAGGCACCTTAGCAACCATCGCTAAACTGCTAAAAGAATACCAGGCTAATGTGGTTTACATGACCTTTAATGAATATCTTTCTGAAAACAAGGCTATTATTGCTTTTTATCTTTCAGAAAAACAAAAGGCACAGGAACTTTTATATTCTTTAAACCAAGCAGGTTACCATTATAGCTTAGAGTATTTAGGGAAAGAAGAAGAAACCAATAGGCTTTTAGGATTAAACCTTCTTGAAAGGTTTTATTTTAACCTAAGAAAAGTCCTTTCAGAAGAAGAGGTAGCAGAAATAAAAAGATTGATAGAGGCTTCTAAGTATCTTTCTGAAAGTTTGATTAACTTTAATAAAGAGGCTGGAAAAAACTTGGAAGCCGGTGAAGTTTTCGGAAACATCCTTAACTTTGCCATTTACTCAAGGACAAAGATAGGTCCTAACTTTTCTTTTACACGTTTACCCAGCATCCCTTTAGGAGACGCCATCCTACACACCTTTAAACCTCCTACTGGAGGAAACCTTTATGTATTTCAAGTAGACCATGAATATTATCTGATAGACACCTGCTACGGTATTTACTATCAAGACATAAAGGACATGTTTTATAAGCAAGGGATAGATCCTGAAAACATCAAAAAAATTTATCTTTCTCATGCTGACGCAGACCATGTAGGACTTACAGGACATTTTGAAGAGGAGTTTCAGACCGAAGTATGGTGTCATAAAGATGCCTTAGGGGTTATGGAAAAGGAAAATCGAGTTTATGGGGTCCCTACCCCGCTTTATGAGCTTAATCATTATTTTACCATTTTGGTAAACTATTTTACCAAGACTAAATTTCCTAAAAATCCTAAGGTGTTTAACCATCAAAAGGTTTATGAAACTTTAAACGGTTTTCCGGTGATAGATTTTTTTAATATAGGAAGTCTAAAGTTTAAGGTTATAGAAAGTTTAGGTGGGCACATCCCAGGACAGGTGTTTTTCTTATGTGAAGAATTTGGCCTTCTTTTTACTGCAGACTACCTTCTTTATGTCCCCAGTCTTACAGAAGAAGAAAAAAAGGTGCTTAACATACCTAAATTTTTGATGACAAGCACCAACGCTAACTCATCTCTTTTTAAAAAAGAGATGGAACTTTTGAAAGTTTTGGCAAAAAACCTTGATGAAAAACTTAAAACCCAAGGTAGAGGCCTTATTATTTTCCCGGGGCATGGAGACTATTATCCTGCACGGGTCCTTTAA
- a CDS encoding ABC transporter ATP-binding protein — MKNLLEIEDLWVEVEGREVLKGISLKIPVGETHVIFGRNGSGKTSLLMTIMGFPTYKVKHGKIYFKGEDITNLPPYERAKRGIGIMFQRPPTIRGVKLRDILKLCAKENNVKIEELARSFNFEAFLDREVNKGFSGGEIKKSELMQLLVQNPDLVLLDEPESGVDVENLNLIGQMIKKLLQKDTPHKPRTKSGLIITHTGFILQHVAADLGYVIMDGEIYCTGNPIEIFEGIQKVGYEGCKNCLKRLA; from the coding sequence ATGAAAAACTTATTAGAGATAGAAGACCTTTGGGTTGAAGTAGAAGGAAGAGAGGTTTTAAAAGGCATTTCGCTAAAAATTCCAGTGGGCGAAACCCATGTAATCTTTGGTAGAAATGGTTCAGGAAAAACTTCTCTTTTGATGACCATCATGGGTTTTCCTACTTATAAGGTAAAGCATGGTAAAATCTACTTTAAAGGAGAGGATATAACCAACCTACCTCCTTATGAAAGGGCTAAGCGAGGAATAGGAATTATGTTTCAAAGACCACCTACCATTAGAGGAGTAAAACTAAGAGATATTTTAAAACTTTGTGCTAAAGAGAACAACGTTAAAATAGAAGAACTTGCCAGAAGTTTTAACTTTGAAGCCTTTTTAGACAGAGAGGTAAACAAAGGTTTTTCAGGAGGGGAAATAAAAAAAAGCGAACTCATGCAATTACTGGTCCAAAACCCAGACTTAGTCTTACTTGATGAGCCAGAATCTGGGGTAGACGTAGAAAACCTAAATCTTATCGGTCAGATGATAAAAAAGTTATTGCAAAAAGATACCCCTCACAAACCCAGGACCAAAAGTGGTTTAATCATCACCCATACAGGGTTTATTTTACAGCATGTTGCGGCAGACCTGGGTTATGTGATCATGGATGGGGAAATCTACTGTACTGGCAACCCAATAGAAATCTTTGAAGGTATACAAAAAGTTGGATATGAAGGTTGTAAAAACTGTTTGAAAAGACTGGCATAA
- a CDS encoding bacteriohemerythrin yields the protein MDYIEWNSDFEIGIKFIDNQHKMLVHIINRLYTTLFLKPKFLRENILEILQELRDYTQYHFEAEEAFMESHDYPKLSQHKRAHQDFIKKIEEFYAKLPQEDLKAFGLELLSFLKKWLLSHILTLDKHIKTYLTGLPIETPLDLYKVYGFFSKEELLEKFTELINHRREVISFMIFDIDDFYFINLRYGFDVGDLILEDFAKHLSNKLKEPNLWLGKFEGDRFAILLTDNESFLRTFQTIEKVFKVVENYRFELLEEERFEFIKFKISLGVVLYPKHGTDPKDLLIKAEIALKKAKEEGKNRWIMFTEQDYLEIKKTDEVKSILDEVLEKELVFPFIQPIFSTKHKKVVGGEVLLRIYSEKENRVISAGEFVKVALNLGYLDRLEEIMFKKLKNHPELPKFKGYMLFINRAITSFEKFERLIYEIEDWITLTQKVGCKMVLEVTEVSLINFVDLVPLIKEKTRQNNIFLAVDDFGAGYASFSYLLKFKPDFIKLDGDFVKECLQTEDNLKVLRGIVRLAKDLKVKTIAEFVENQEIMDMLVKSKVDLLQGYHLGKPMPVEDFVKIYLTK from the coding sequence ATGGATTATATAGAATGGAATTCTGATTTTGAAATAGGGATCAAGTTTATAGATAATCAACATAAAATGCTTGTGCATATTATCAATAGATTGTATACTACCTTATTTTTAAAACCAAAGTTCCTTAGAGAGAATATCTTGGAAATATTACAAGAGTTGCGCGATTATACTCAATATCATTTTGAGGCTGAAGAAGCCTTTATGGAAAGTCATGATTATCCCAAACTTTCTCAACATAAAAGGGCTCATCAGGATTTTATCAAAAAAATCGAAGAGTTTTATGCCAAGCTTCCCCAAGAGGACTTAAAAGCTTTTGGATTGGAGCTTCTCAGCTTTCTAAAAAAATGGCTTTTATCTCATATCTTAACCTTAGACAAACACATAAAAACTTACCTTACAGGACTTCCGATTGAAACACCCTTAGACCTTTATAAGGTATATGGATTTTTCTCTAAAGAAGAACTTTTAGAAAAATTTACCGAACTCATAAACCACAGGAGAGAGGTTATTTCTTTTATGATTTTTGACATAGACGATTTTTATTTTATAAACCTTAGGTATGGATTCGATGTAGGAGACCTGATCTTAGAAGATTTTGCTAAACATCTCTCTAACAAACTAAAAGAGCCTAACCTTTGGTTAGGTAAATTTGAAGGAGACAGATTTGCTATCCTTTTGACAGATAATGAAAGCTTTTTAAGGACATTTCAAACCATAGAAAAGGTTTTTAAGGTCGTAGAAAACTATAGGTTTGAACTGTTAGAAGAAGAAAGGTTTGAGTTTATAAAGTTTAAAATTTCCTTAGGAGTAGTTTTGTATCCTAAGCATGGAACCGACCCAAAAGACCTTTTGATCAAGGCTGAGATAGCTCTTAAAAAGGCTAAAGAAGAAGGTAAAAACCGCTGGATAATGTTTACCGAACAGGACTATCTTGAGATAAAAAAAACTGATGAAGTGAAAAGCATTTTAGACGAGGTGTTAGAAAAGGAGTTGGTCTTTCCTTTTATTCAACCCATCTTTTCAACCAAACACAAAAAGGTGGTGGGGGGTGAGGTTTTACTTAGGATCTATTCAGAAAAAGAGAACAGGGTTATTTCAGCAGGAGAATTTGTTAAAGTTGCTTTAAATTTAGGCTACTTAGACCGTTTAGAGGAGATAATGTTTAAAAAGTTGAAAAACCATCCAGAACTTCCCAAGTTTAAGGGTTATATGCTATTTATCAACAGAGCTATTACCTCTTTTGAAAAGTTTGAGCGATTGATTTACGAAATAGAAGATTGGATAACCTTAACCCAAAAGGTTGGATGTAAAATGGTGTTAGAGGTTACTGAGGTTTCGCTTATTAATTTTGTAGACCTTGTGCCTCTTATCAAAGAAAAAACGAGACAAAACAACATCTTTTTAGCGGTAGATGACTTTGGGGCTGGTTATGCCTCATTTAGCTATCTTTTAAAATTTAAGCCTGATTTTATCAAACTTGACGGAGATTTTGTTAAAGAATGTCTACAAACAGAGGATAACCTAAAGGTACTTAGGGGTATCGTAAGATTAGCTAAGGATTTAAAGGTTAAAACCATAGCCGAATTTGTAGAAAACCAAGAGATAATGGATATGTTGGTAAAGTCTAAGGTAGACTTGCTTCAAGGATACCATCTTGGAAAGCCCATGCCTGTAGAGGATTTTGTAAAAATTTACTTAACCAAGTAG
- a CDS encoding chordopoxvirus fusion protein, translated as MQVIPIDLYETLEELDPKTKTAFIKLVKFLGEIVKREDFLELKAEIEKLTKSVNDLAEAQKKTEERLNQLAIRVDQLAEAQKKTEERLNQLAIRVDQLAEAQKKTEERLNQLAIRVDQLAEAQKKTEERLNQLAIRVDQLAEAQKKTEERLNQLAIRVDQLAEAQKKTEERLNQLAIRVDQLAEAQKKTEERLNCLIKEHKITREQLGGLSHAIGYSLEDRAYKALPRLLKENFGVEIEGRLVRKFVEISPQHYEEVNILGRAKIRDKKIVILGEAKTQLKKSDIDAFLKKVERLKKIFPEEKLLLCVTYQTSPQVEEYAKEKGIKIYFSYDFD; from the coding sequence ATGCAAGTAATACCGATTGACCTTTACGAAACCTTAGAAGAATTAGACCCTAAAACAAAAACCGCCTTTATTAAACTTGTTAAATTCCTTGGTGAAATCGTAAAAAGGGAAGATTTCCTTGAACTCAAAGCAGAAATAGAAAAACTAACAAAATCGGTAAATGATCTTGCTGAAGCCCAGAAAAAAACTGAAGAAAGACTAAATCAGCTTGCTATCAGGGTAGACCAGCTTGCTGAAGCCCAGAAAAAAACTGAAGAAAGACTAAATCAGCTTGCTATCAGGGTAGACCAGCTTGCTGAAGCCCAGAAAAAAACTGAAGAAAGACTAAATCAGCTTGCTATCAGGGTAGACCAGCTTGCTGAAGCCCAGAAAAAAACTGAAGAAAGACTAAATCAGCTTGCTATCAGGGTAGACCAGCTTGCTGAAGCCCAGAAAAAAACTGAAGAAAGACTAAATCAGCTTGCTATCAGGGTAGACCAGCTTGCTGAAGCCCAGAAAAAAACTGAAGAAAGACTAAATCAGCTTGCTATCAGGGTAGACCAGCTTGCTGAAGCCCAGAAAAAAACTGAAGAAAGATTAAACTGCCTTATAAAAGAACACAAGATTACAAGGGAACAACTCGGTGGTTTGAGCCATGCTATTGGCTATTCCTTAGAAGACAGAGCCTACAAGGCCCTCCCCAGACTTCTCAAAGAAAACTTCGGAGTCGAAATAGAAGGACGGCTTGTAAGAAAGTTTGTCGAAATTAGTCCTCAACATTATGAAGAGGTAAACATCCTTGGCAGGGCAAAAATAAGAGATAAAAAAATCGTCATTCTGGGTGAAGCAAAAACCCAGTTGAAAAAATCAGACATAGATGCCTTCTTGAAAAAAGTTGAACGCCTCAAAAAAATATTTCCAGAAGAAAAACTCCTTCTCTGCGTAACCTATCAAACCTCACCTCAAGTAGAGGAATACGCTAAAGAGAAAGGAATTAAAATCTATTTCTCCTACGACTTCGACTAA